Proteins from a single region of Rhodothermales bacterium:
- a CDS encoding FAD-linked oxidase C-terminal domain-containing protein, with protein sequence MSRASADTLFAALQDVVGDRVSCVETDIESHSGDHSAYKPVRPDVVCYPESAADVVAIARCCQRMETPLVAYGAGSSLEGHVLPVRGGVSLDMQRMNRVVRVDVEDADCTVQAGVRRKQLNTELEGTGLFFPVDPGADATLGGMAATRASGTSSVRYGTMRDNVIALQVVLADGRLIETGSRARKSASGYDLTRLFVGSEGTLGVITEVTLRLYPVPSHFVAAVAAFSTLAEAVAVVVQVRRAGLPIARIELLDALMMRGINTYAGMSYPEAPTLFMEFSGGEEEVRRQREWVERRVWAGGGTSFTWASDAEERAALWHARHNAHYAAKGLRPGARSKGTDVCVPLSKLTECLARVEQDMAGTFLMAPLVGHVGDGNFHLQYLIDPAKPEEVAESERLHERLVRHALELGGTCSGEHGVGLGKTRFMQAEHGEALGVLQAIKEALDPQGLLNPGKMLPPRG encoded by the coding sequence ATGAGTAGAGCTTCCGCCGATACCCTGTTTGCCGCGCTCCAGGACGTTGTCGGCGATCGTGTTTCATGCGTTGAAACGGACATCGAGAGCCACAGCGGCGATCATTCCGCGTACAAGCCCGTGCGCCCGGACGTGGTCTGTTACCCCGAGTCCGCCGCCGACGTCGTGGCGATCGCCCGGTGCTGTCAGCGGATGGAGACGCCGCTGGTGGCCTACGGGGCCGGCAGTTCGCTCGAGGGACACGTGCTGCCGGTTCGGGGCGGTGTGAGCCTGGACATGCAGCGGATGAACCGGGTGGTGCGGGTGGATGTGGAAGATGCGGACTGTACGGTGCAGGCCGGGGTTCGGCGGAAGCAGCTGAATACCGAGCTGGAAGGCACGGGGCTCTTTTTCCCCGTGGACCCCGGCGCCGACGCGACGCTGGGGGGGATGGCGGCGACGCGGGCGAGCGGCACGAGTTCGGTGCGATATGGTACGATGCGCGACAACGTCATTGCTCTGCAAGTGGTGCTGGCGGACGGCCGGCTCATCGAAACCGGCTCGCGGGCCCGGAAGTCGGCCTCGGGCTACGACCTCACGCGCCTTTTCGTGGGGTCGGAAGGGACGCTTGGTGTGATCACGGAAGTGACGTTGCGGCTCTACCCGGTTCCCTCGCACTTCGTCGCGGCGGTGGCGGCATTTTCTACCCTCGCTGAGGCCGTGGCCGTGGTAGTCCAGGTGCGCCGGGCCGGCCTCCCCATCGCGCGCATTGAACTTCTTGACGCGTTGATGATGCGAGGTATCAATACCTACGCGGGGATGAGCTATCCGGAAGCGCCGACGTTGTTCATGGAATTCAGCGGAGGGGAAGAGGAGGTTCGGCGTCAGCGGGAGTGGGTGGAGCGTCGGGTGTGGGCCGGCGGTGGTACATCGTTCACCTGGGCCTCCGATGCGGAGGAGCGGGCGGCGTTGTGGCATGCGCGGCACAACGCGCATTACGCGGCCAAGGGGCTCCGCCCCGGCGCCCGTTCGAAGGGCACGGATGTTTGCGTCCCCCTGTCGAAGTTGACCGAGTGCCTGGCGCGGGTTGAGCAGGATATGGCCGGGACCTTTTTGATGGCGCCGCTCGTGGGGCACGTCGGGGATGGAAATTTCCACCTTCAGTACCTCATCGATCCCGCAAAACCGGAAGAAGTGGCCGAATCCGAGCGGTTGCACGAACGGCTGGTGCGGCATGCGCTGGAGCTTGGCGGCACGTGTTCGGGGGAACACGGGGTTGGATTGGGCAAGACGCGCTTCATGCAGGCGGAGCACGGCGAAGCCCTGGGGGTGTTGCAGGCGATTAAGGAGGCGCTGGATCCGCAGGGGTTACTCAATCCAGGCAAGATGTTGCCGCCACGCGGGTAG
- a CDS encoding sulfatase, protein MRALLSYSILLLVLTTGCRREGSAPNIVLIYADDLGYGDLGTYGHPTIHTPHIDALARVGVKLTAFYSAAPVCTPARAALLTGRYPIRSGVTGVFFPEDTTGLPTTEWTLAEALQSAGYQTALFGKWHLGSAPGYRPTDHGFEAFHGLLYSNDMMRPWVDTNVPLRLWRGNEPVDEYPLDQSTLTRRLTEEAVRFIQNAGDAPFFLYLPHPMPHVPVYRSGAFAGVSAGGRYGDVVEEIDWSVGEIVRTLEETGRRDNTIVIFTSDNGANVASPRFFTDDRIVQTDVGSNGPFRGNKRLTLEGGMRVPGIVSWPGRLPPGAVRTGMASAMDLFPTLLAYAGVDPAAAPNPLDGRDLGDFLANDAPSPHDYLYYFREDRLQGVRDATWKFRLCDDADSCAGEPELYNLQQDPYERFNVAADHPDLVADFLDRLTYGRTAVRPATGSR, encoded by the coding sequence ATGCGCGCGCTCCTTAGCTATTCGATCCTCCTCCTCGTTCTGACCACCGGTTGCCGCCGGGAAGGGTCGGCGCCAAACATCGTCCTCATCTATGCCGACGACCTCGGGTACGGCGACCTCGGGACCTACGGCCACCCGACCATCCACACGCCCCACATCGACGCCCTCGCGCGCGTCGGCGTCAAGCTGACCGCCTTCTATTCGGCCGCCCCCGTCTGCACCCCCGCGCGCGCCGCGCTACTCACCGGACGCTACCCGATCCGGTCCGGTGTGACGGGCGTCTTCTTCCCCGAGGATACCACAGGCCTCCCCACAACAGAATGGACACTGGCAGAAGCGCTGCAAAGCGCCGGCTACCAGACCGCCCTCTTCGGAAAATGGCACCTGGGATCCGCGCCCGGGTATCGGCCCACCGACCACGGATTCGAAGCCTTCCATGGCCTCCTCTACAGCAACGACATGATGCGGCCGTGGGTAGACACCAATGTGCCGCTCCGCCTCTGGCGGGGTAACGAGCCCGTGGATGAATACCCCCTCGATCAATCCACCCTCACCCGCCGGCTCACCGAGGAAGCCGTTCGCTTCATTCAGAATGCCGGCGACGCCCCCTTCTTCCTCTACCTCCCCCATCCGATGCCCCACGTGCCGGTCTACCGCTCCGGGGCCTTCGCCGGCGTCTCCGCGGGCGGTCGGTATGGGGATGTGGTGGAAGAGATCGACTGGAGCGTCGGCGAAATCGTACGCACGCTGGAAGAAACCGGCCGGCGCGATAATACCATCGTGATCTTCACCAGCGACAACGGCGCCAACGTAGCCTCCCCCCGGTTCTTCACCGATGACCGGATCGTCCAGACCGATGTCGGCTCCAACGGCCCTTTCCGGGGCAATAAACGACTCACGCTCGAAGGAGGCATGCGTGTCCCGGGCATCGTGTCCTGGCCGGGACGGCTGCCGCCCGGTGCCGTCCGCACCGGCATGGCCTCGGCGATGGACCTCTTTCCGACGCTGCTGGCCTATGCCGGCGTCGACCCCGCCGCCGCGCCCAACCCGTTAGATGGCCGGGATCTAGGGGATTTTCTCGCGAACGACGCCCCCTCGCCGCACGACTACCTGTATTATTTTCGGGAGGATCGCCTCCAGGGCGTGCGCGACGCGACCTGGAAATTCCGCCTCTGCGACGACGCCGATAGCTGCGCCGGCGAGCCCGAGCTGTACAACCTCCAGCAGGATCCTTATGAACGATTTAACGTCGCGGCTGACCATCCCGACCTCGTCGCCGACTTCCTCGACCGCCTGACGTACGGGCGCACGGCCGTGCGCCCCGCCACAGGTTCGCGCTAA